One window of Phycisphaeraceae bacterium genomic DNA carries:
- a CDS encoding choice-of-anchor A family protein, whose product MKHSVTCVAALTLVVGSASADPFSQWNLVVRNNITLSTSEVDGSALIGGSLLGGTSNYATHGVTASNGDGLAIGGMLASGVTVNINNGGNFRISSLANRLGTVNLNGGGTTISDANTAATAANLVSQAANASSYLATLAPNGSVDGAGNMSAAPTMIGGQNVAVYEITQSQFSALGQLSLNLGVADSVIINFIHDGTGVVNLTAPPNIIGGFNQANSSRILWNFGDATSIISNNSMNGAVLATEAELVLNGGGINGTVIVDSISLQGAEIRGNIYTGIVPTPGTVSLMGLAGMCAMRRTRRSA is encoded by the coding sequence ATGAAACACAGCGTTACGTGTGTAGCTGCGCTCACACTCGTCGTCGGATCCGCGTCAGCCGATCCGTTCAGCCAGTGGAATCTGGTTGTCCGCAACAACATCACGCTTTCGACATCAGAAGTTGATGGCAGTGCCCTTATCGGTGGCAGCCTCCTTGGCGGCACCTCAAACTATGCCACGCACGGTGTGACTGCGAGCAACGGTGACGGACTCGCGATCGGCGGCATGCTCGCCTCCGGCGTGACAGTCAACATCAATAACGGTGGCAACTTCCGCATCAGCAGTCTGGCGAACCGTCTTGGCACGGTCAACCTGAACGGTGGCGGCACAACCATCTCTGATGCCAACACCGCTGCAACAGCTGCGAATCTTGTCAGCCAAGCTGCAAACGCAAGCTCGTATCTTGCAACGCTCGCGCCGAACGGCTCGGTCGACGGTGCTGGCAACATGTCCGCTGCACCAACCATGATCGGTGGCCAGAACGTCGCTGTGTACGAGATCACGCAGTCACAGTTCAGCGCACTCGGACAGCTCAGCCTCAACCTCGGCGTGGCCGATTCCGTCATTATCAACTTCATCCACGATGGCACGGGCGTTGTGAACCTGACAGCACCGCCAAACATCATCGGCGGATTCAATCAGGCAAACTCATCCCGAATCCTCTGGAACTTTGGCGATGCGACTTCCATTATTTCCAACAACAGCATGAACGGCGCAGTCCTCGCAACGGAAGCGGAACTGGTTCTCAACGGTGGCGGCATCAACGGAACGGTGATCGTTGATTCCATCAGCCTGCAGGGCGCGGAAATCCGCGGAAACATCTACACCGGCATTGTGCCGACACCGGGTACCGTTTCGCTCATGGGCCTCGCTGGAATGTGTGCAATGCGGCGCACCCGTCGATCAGCATAA
- the pheA gene encoding prephenate dehydratase produces the protein MSQDSSPSSDQPQSGVRPLEELRALIDKLDTDLVRLLNERAQVVKEVGEYKRGTGVPIYAPHRDVDVVDRALARSTGPMLPRTIEAVYREIMSGSFALEKPLRIGYLGPPGSFSHLVAVKHFGSSVEHDDLHTIDGVFTEVRRGHVDYGLVPIENSLIGGIVDTLDAFRDCRGQVSVYAEVLTEVRHTLLANCAPDKVRRIHSKPEVFAQCRHWLATQYPHAELIPAASSADGAKRAAEEYKLAESIGAECGSAAVGSVLAAQIYGLNVLFEGIEDHPDNITRFLVISREKAQPSGDDKTSMMFTTADKPGALVSVLQEFQKHGINLTHIDKRPSGKTNWDYTFFIDAAGHMDDDAMSQAIEASRTHCSELRVLGSYPRARRVR, from the coding sequence ATGTCTCAGGACTCATCACCATCTTCTGATCAGCCCCAGTCCGGCGTCCGCCCGCTGGAAGAGCTCCGCGCGCTGATCGACAAGCTCGACACCGATCTCGTGCGCCTGCTCAACGAGCGCGCACAGGTCGTCAAGGAAGTCGGCGAGTACAAGCGAGGCACCGGCGTTCCCATCTATGCGCCGCACCGTGATGTCGATGTTGTTGATCGCGCGCTGGCGCGCTCCACCGGCCCCATGCTCCCGCGCACCATCGAAGCGGTGTATCGCGAGATCATGTCTGGATCGTTTGCACTGGAGAAACCATTGCGCATCGGATATCTCGGACCGCCCGGCTCGTTCTCGCACCTTGTCGCGGTCAAGCACTTCGGATCGAGTGTCGAGCACGACGACCTGCACACGATCGATGGCGTCTTCACAGAAGTCAGGCGCGGACACGTTGATTACGGGCTCGTCCCGATCGAGAACTCGCTCATCGGCGGCATCGTTGACACACTCGACGCGTTCCGTGATTGTCGTGGGCAGGTGAGCGTGTACGCGGAAGTGCTGACGGAGGTCCGCCACACACTGCTTGCCAACTGCGCACCGGACAAGGTCAGGCGCATCCACTCAAAGCCGGAAGTTTTCGCGCAGTGCAGGCACTGGCTCGCAACGCAGTATCCGCACGCCGAGCTTATTCCTGCAGCATCGAGCGCCGACGGCGCGAAGCGCGCAGCTGAAGAATACAAACTCGCCGAATCAATCGGTGCCGAGTGTGGATCGGCTGCGGTTGGGTCAGTGCTCGCTGCGCAGATCTACGGACTCAACGTGCTGTTCGAGGGGATCGAGGACCACCCAGATAACATCACACGATTCCTCGTGATCTCTCGCGAGAAAGCACAACCTTCGGGTGATGACAAGACATCAATGATGTTCACGACTGCGGACAAGCCCGGTGCGCTCGTGAGCGTGCTGCAGGAGTTCCAGAAGCACGGCATCAACCTGACGCACATCGACAAGCGCCCCAGCGGCAAGACAAACTGGGATTACACGTTCTTTATTGATGCTGCGGGGCACATGGACGACGACGCCATGTCGCAAGCGATTGAAGCGTCGCGCACGCACTGCTCGGAACTCCGTGTTCTAGGCAGCTATCCGCGTGCGCGCAGGGTGCGCTAA
- a CDS encoding VOC family protein codes for MHVKAITPILNVSDVPASIQWFEKLGWHRGFTWNEGGMMDASALRNEHGDAGFAGMCANTAAEGTGPQIFLCRDEQGKRDPDTTPDPNREDYGAVWMSWWIDDVDAAHAECVTNGIEIVRAPANMPWHVRECLIRHPDGHCFRISGPVK; via the coding sequence ATGCACGTCAAAGCAATCACACCAATTCTGAATGTGTCCGATGTTCCCGCCTCGATCCAGTGGTTCGAGAAACTCGGCTGGCATCGTGGATTCACGTGGAACGAAGGCGGGATGATGGACGCGTCAGCGCTCCGAAACGAGCACGGCGATGCGGGGTTCGCTGGAATGTGCGCAAACACGGCAGCGGAAGGCACGGGACCGCAGATCTTCCTGTGCAGGGACGAGCAGGGCAAGCGCGATCCGGACACAACGCCCGACCCAAATCGGGAAGACTACGGCGCGGTGTGGATGTCGTGGTGGATCGACGACGTGGACGCGGCGCATGCCGAGTGCGTGACAAACGGGATCGAGATCGTGCGCGCGCCAGCGAACATGCCATGGCACGTGCGCGAGTGCCTGATCCGGCATCCTGACGGGCACTGTTTCCGGATCAGCGGGCCAGTGAAGTGA
- a CDS encoding carbonic anhydrase family protein, translated as MTKHTVLALAGLLALPAVATAQAHRSNHTTPRATPFTGRNAQPAQSRTPRAADPKANEKTPSNSNTSHNEPHWGYNYGPSDWHKLGPECAACAEGKAQSPINIPENTPVNFGGIQFYYQPSALNIVNNGHTVKVSYDEGSYMEVEGKRYNLLQFHFHAKSEHTFDGQHADMEVHFVHQSEDGEYAVVGVFMNRGDASKVFGPVCENMPETAGEPATVSNVTVNAADWIPKDQGYYRYDGSFTTPPCTEQVKWFVMATPIEISSAQASAFESLYANNNRPVQPIFARSFYWRPEATYADATEAGTNDSH; from the coding sequence ATGACAAAGCACACAGTTCTTGCGCTTGCGGGTCTGCTTGCGCTGCCAGCCGTTGCAACGGCACAGGCACATCGTTCAAATCACACCACGCCGCGCGCAACGCCGTTCACCGGCCGAAACGCCCAGCCCGCGCAATCGCGTACACCGCGCGCCGCAGATCCCAAGGCGAATGAAAAGACGCCGTCGAACTCGAATACATCTCACAACGAACCACACTGGGGTTACAACTATGGCCCGTCCGACTGGCACAAGCTCGGGCCTGAGTGCGCAGCGTGTGCAGAGGGCAAAGCGCAGTCGCCCATCAACATCCCCGAGAACACACCTGTCAACTTTGGTGGCATCCAGTTCTATTACCAGCCCTCAGCACTGAACATCGTGAACAACGGGCACACGGTGAAGGTCTCCTACGACGAAGGCTCGTACATGGAGGTCGAGGGCAAGCGCTACAACCTGCTCCAGTTCCACTTCCACGCGAAGAGTGAGCACACGTTCGATGGTCAGCACGCTGACATGGAAGTCCACTTCGTCCACCAGTCTGAGGACGGCGAGTACGCGGTTGTGGGCGTGTTCATGAACCGTGGCGACGCGAGCAAGGTGTTTGGGCCGGTTTGCGAAAACATGCCCGAGACCGCTGGCGAGCCTGCAACGGTTTCCAATGTGACAGTTAATGCCGCCGACTGGATTCCGAAGGATCAGGGCTACTACCGGTACGACGGCTCATTCACAACGCCACCCTGCACAGAGCAGGTCAAGTGGTTCGTGATGGCAACGCCCATCGAGATCTCCAGCGCACAAGCGAGTGCGTTCGAGTCGCTGTACGCCAACAACAACCGTCCAGTACAGCCGATCTTCGCACGCTCGTTCTACTGGAGACCGGAAGCAACATACGCAGACGCGACAGAGGCTGGTACCAACGACAGCCACTGA
- a CDS encoding alpha/beta fold hydrolase, translated as MMHRFTLALITLSVTGVALLGSCIGKIAQRTQQHAALVAQTIDPDKDNVATMLLTLHDDARNKDLKIRVVYPISLRDESENDTKLPFIVFSHGLFGSGEMYDPLTFHWAANGYIVVQPTHSDSKNLPRRERLTMREGLRDWSNRPKDVSFVLDSIATLEEQVPDIAGHIDTARIGVGGHSYGAMTSQLIAGVTPRTREDLSDQRAKAVLLISPQGENNILSSSAWDTLRGPVMTISGSNDTSIENEPAEWRKQPFEHSPAGRHVLVWIDEAYHSFGGITGRQRLSISDRAKPNAEHVKIVQQTSLAYWNTALRDGVSNVDAISNAVSDSLPVDQTTTLDENPPTVTITNNAEVPAGSSR; from the coding sequence ATGATGCACAGATTCACACTCGCACTCATCACACTCTCCGTTACGGGAGTTGCACTGCTCGGATCGTGTATTGGGAAAATCGCACAGCGCACGCAGCAGCACGCCGCGCTGGTTGCGCAGACCATCGATCCCGACAAAGACAATGTAGCAACAATGCTGCTGACACTACACGACGATGCGCGCAACAAAGATCTGAAGATTCGCGTTGTGTACCCAATTTCGTTGCGAGACGAATCAGAAAACGACACGAAGCTGCCGTTCATCGTGTTCAGTCACGGATTGTTCGGGTCGGGCGAGATGTACGATCCGCTGACGTTCCACTGGGCTGCAAACGGGTACATCGTCGTTCAGCCGACGCACTCCGATTCCAAGAATCTGCCACGACGCGAGCGCCTGACCATGCGTGAGGGACTGCGGGACTGGTCCAACAGGCCGAAGGATGTTTCATTCGTTCTGGATTCGATTGCCACACTCGAAGAGCAGGTGCCTGACATTGCTGGGCACATCGATACGGCACGTATTGGCGTGGGCGGACATTCCTATGGCGCAATGACAAGCCAGCTCATTGCAGGTGTGACACCGCGCACGCGCGAGGATCTGAGCGATCAGCGCGCAAAGGCTGTGCTGCTCATCAGCCCGCAGGGAGAAAACAACATTCTCAGCTCCAGCGCGTGGGACACATTGCGTGGGCCCGTCATGACGATCTCGGGCAGCAACGATACCAGTATCGAGAACGAGCCCGCCGAGTGGCGCAAGCAGCCGTTCGAACACTCACCAGCGGGCAGACACGTGCTCGTGTGGATCGATGAGGCCTACCACTCGTTCGGCGGGATTACCGGTAGACAGCGATTGTCCATCTCCGATCGTGCAAAGCCAAACGCTGAGCACGTGAAGATCGTCCAGCAGACATCCCTCGCGTACTGGAACACCGCATTGCGTGATGGTGTAAGCAACGTCGATGCAATTAGCAATGCTGTCAGTGATTCGCTGCCAGTCGATCAAACAACTACACTAGACGAGAACCCGCCAACAGTCACCATCACCAACAACGCCGAAGTGCCCGCAGGTTCATCCCGCTAA
- a CDS encoding M20/M25/M40 family metallo-hydrolase yields the protein MKITVSILVVGSALCFGGSACAQSEHATDAQHPQTDLPQYRISQQRLMDTLAALPTQRSGTGREAHWDGLKQTEQYVADELRALGLEVVTQDIPWRPPGTRKRADEPDTPQPPVFCNIIADIPGADPSLDVIVVSAHTDVVPRSKGADDDGSGVAALLEIARVLHDKPMQRTVRLAFFNLEEAGLIGSSHYVAELFDQRAADPDVPGVQWMMSLEMLGYYSDEPNSQRSPIPPIENVFEPPTVGDFLVITTVSRHQKFSQALDKAMFDAWPDAKTYLVDQFPIAPPDMLRSDHAPFLSRRIPAMMLTDTANFRNPNYHQPTDTIDTIDVERYTAVVRALAGAIHTLADPVTEETP from the coding sequence ATGAAAATAACTGTTTCCATCCTCGTCGTTGGAAGTGCGCTGTGCTTTGGTGGCAGCGCGTGCGCACAATCCGAGCATGCGACCGATGCCCAGCATCCACAGACTGATCTGCCCCAATATCGGATCAGCCAGCAACGTCTCATGGACACACTCGCGGCGCTACCTACGCAGCGCAGCGGCACAGGGCGTGAAGCGCACTGGGATGGTCTGAAGCAGACAGAGCAGTATGTGGCAGATGAACTCCGCGCACTCGGTCTTGAAGTTGTAACCCAGGACATCCCGTGGAGACCACCCGGCACGCGCAAGCGGGCAGACGAACCCGACACGCCTCAGCCGCCGGTATTCTGCAATATCATCGCTGATATTCCCGGTGCGGACCCGTCGCTTGATGTCATCGTCGTCAGTGCGCACACCGATGTTGTGCCGCGTTCGAAGGGCGCGGACGATGATGGCTCCGGTGTTGCAGCATTGCTGGAGATTGCACGTGTGCTCCACGACAAACCAATGCAGCGCACGGTACGTCTTGCGTTTTTCAATCTCGAAGAAGCTGGGCTGATCGGCTCGTCGCATTATGTTGCGGAGCTGTTCGATCAGCGTGCAGCAGATCCAGATGTGCCAGGTGTGCAATGGATGATGAGTCTCGAGATGCTCGGGTATTACTCGGATGAGCCGAACTCGCAACGATCACCGATCCCACCGATCGAGAACGTGTTCGAACCGCCGACAGTGGGGGATTTTCTTGTCATCACGACTGTGAGCAGGCACCAGAAGTTCTCGCAGGCGCTCGACAAAGCGATGTTCGACGCGTGGCCCGACGCAAAGACCTATCTCGTTGACCAGTTCCCGATTGCACCGCCGGACATGCTGCGATCAGACCACGCGCCGTTTCTCTCTCGGCGTATTCCTGCGATGATGCTGACGGACACGGCAAACTTCCGCAATCCGAACTACCACCAGCCGACGGACACCATCGACACGATCGATGTGGAGCGGTACACCGCGGTTGTCCGTGCGTTGGCCGGCGCGATACACACACTCGCCGATCCGGTTACAGAAGAAACGCCTTAG
- a CDS encoding endonuclease/exonuclease/phosphatase family protein, with protein sequence MGSDPNTSGDVATPSRPLRLKLWVQVLLWLAFLPVLAVVLWGQLFPHTFKETGAIPVGLAWSAFIARTFTFHIGLALLPLLLIAILVRARKLCVLIVLLCVFCVSGSAWTLRPKNPVPIAGTPLRVATCNVLGKNRSYDEYLQELATQDVDLVVFQEANETWSKHIQATLGSSHPHEVSVPRGGYTTIVIRSRTPLHNVSTVYEDESGFSGVLRCEIEHDGQRMAVYGVHLMVPLSRAYLRRGRLQFAALAEVLAKETLPVIVLGDFNSPTESAQLDRLRSLGFCDAWDIAGRGRGGTWPNHAGVFSLLPTRIDHIMLSQAFTCTDVALGHGAGSDHRPVYATIGFASR encoded by the coding sequence TTGGGATCTGATCCGAACACATCCGGCGATGTCGCAACCCCATCGCGCCCATTACGATTGAAGCTGTGGGTGCAGGTGCTTCTATGGCTTGCATTTCTTCCTGTGCTTGCAGTTGTGCTGTGGGGGCAGCTCTTTCCGCACACGTTCAAGGAGACCGGGGCCATCCCCGTCGGGCTCGCGTGGTCCGCATTCATTGCTCGTACATTCACGTTTCACATCGGACTTGCCTTGCTTCCGCTGCTGCTGATAGCGATTCTGGTGCGAGCAAGGAAACTGTGCGTGTTGATTGTGCTGTTGTGCGTGTTCTGTGTGTCGGGATCGGCATGGACGCTCAGGCCAAAGAATCCTGTGCCCATCGCTGGAACGCCGCTGCGTGTTGCGACATGCAATGTGCTGGGAAAGAACAGGAGCTATGACGAGTACCTGCAGGAACTCGCAACGCAGGATGTTGATCTGGTTGTCTTTCAGGAGGCAAACGAGACGTGGAGCAAACACATCCAGGCAACACTTGGTTCGTCACATCCACATGAAGTATCAGTGCCGCGAGGGGGATACACCACAATCGTGATTCGTTCGCGCACGCCGTTGCACAACGTGTCCACGGTATATGAAGACGAAAGCGGGTTCAGCGGTGTGCTTCGATGCGAGATCGAGCATGATGGCCAGCGCATGGCGGTCTATGGCGTTCACCTGATGGTGCCTTTGTCGCGTGCGTACCTGCGTCGTGGCAGACTGCAGTTTGCTGCACTGGCCGAGGTACTTGCAAAGGAAACGCTGCCCGTGATTGTGCTCGGTGATTTTAACTCGCCAACCGAGAGTGCACAGCTTGATCGATTGCGATCGCTCGGGTTTTGTGATGCGTGGGATATTGCAGGGCGAGGTCGTGGCGGCACGTGGCCGAACCACGCCGGGGTTTTCTCACTCCTGCCAACGCGAATCGATCACATCATGCTGAGCCAGGCATTCACCTGCACAGATGTTGCGCTGGGGCACGGGGCTGGCAGCGACCACAGGCCGGTGTATGCAACGATCGGATTCGCTTCGCGCTAG
- a CDS encoding NAD-dependent epimerase/dehydratase family protein, with product MRILVTGAAGFVGSHVAEHLLCAGHDVVGIDNFNSYYDPASKRANIEPARNAGLQLFEIDLATDNLTEAVRDIDAVFHLAAQPGINRTTSFEDYERNNVVATHRLVDACEKQHVQRALTLFANIATSSIYGADATGPETIVPAPTSHYGVTKLAAEQLVLAAHRERGLPACSLRLFSVYGPRERPEKLFPALIRSIASGTSFPLFDGALQHTRTFTYVGDAVKGLISALDHADKAIGEIFNIGSDNETSTERGIRIIEEITGRKAIFEHLPKRPGDQLRTHADITKARNILGYKPSTTPEDGLRETVKFFAPQLVSCDAAAS from the coding sequence ATGCGAATACTTGTCACCGGAGCCGCTGGATTTGTGGGATCGCACGTCGCGGAGCATCTGCTCTGCGCGGGGCACGATGTCGTCGGGATCGATAACTTCAACAGCTACTACGACCCTGCCAGCAAGCGTGCGAATATTGAGCCCGCGCGCAACGCCGGATTGCAGCTGTTTGAGATCGATCTCGCGACGGACAATCTGACGGAAGCTGTGCGCGATATCGACGCGGTCTTCCATCTCGCAGCCCAGCCGGGCATCAACCGGACGACATCTTTCGAGGATTACGAACGAAACAATGTTGTTGCGACGCACCGACTGGTCGACGCGTGCGAGAAGCAGCACGTGCAACGCGCACTCACACTGTTTGCGAACATCGCAACTTCATCAATCTATGGCGCAGATGCAACCGGGCCAGAGACCATTGTGCCCGCACCGACCTCTCACTACGGCGTGACAAAGCTCGCTGCGGAACAGCTTGTGCTTGCTGCTCATCGCGAGCGAGGCTTGCCCGCGTGCTCATTGCGACTCTTCTCTGTGTACGGCCCGCGAGAACGACCGGAAAAACTTTTTCCAGCTCTCATCCGTTCCATCGCGAGTGGCACATCGTTCCCGCTCTTTGACGGCGCACTCCAGCACACGCGCACGTTTACCTATGTGGGCGACGCGGTGAAGGGGCTTATCAGCGCGCTCGACCACGCGGATAAGGCAATCGGCGAGATCTTCAATATCGGGTCGGACAATGAGACATCGACCGAGCGCGGCATTCGCATCATTGAAGAGATCACAGGGAGAAAAGCAATATTCGAGCACCTGCCAAAGCGCCCAGGCGATCAGCTTCGCACGCACGCTGATATCACCAAGGCGAGAAACATTCTTGGATACAAACCCAGCACCACGCCCGAGGACGGGTTGCGAGAGACAGTGAAGTTCTTTGCACCGCAACTTGTTTCCTGCGATGCTGCTGCATCATGA
- a CDS encoding glycosyltransferase family 2 protein, whose product MTQLAANTASQPRVFVLIPTHTTRHLRACVASVAGLNPKPDGIVVTCDVIDDSISELLDTTWRECNTHHGPLPKLVHTFREHQGTPMLNQVRNNGLRALDKAFSLHEDDMVVVLDGDTLLNTDAVAHYQSHAGNRVDLVIPFRVYLTESQTKAIDADALVQHPADIIEPLVPATESNEYQILKTLQTKYAKHLWLREHHLSMLIKSHKPKIIGGHHGVRMSALRRVNGYDEQYTKYGFDDDDLCRRLYQLRPRIRAAVAITDIIAMHLWHPTRAPEKATHAPGWERFSRTDLPAFCEHGLTNPVDQPEPIVRIIGT is encoded by the coding sequence ATGACGCAACTTGCTGCAAACACAGCTTCACAGCCGCGCGTGTTTGTGCTGATTCCCACGCACACGACGCGCCATCTGCGCGCGTGCGTTGCATCCGTTGCTGGCCTGAACCCGAAACCCGACGGCATCGTCGTCACTTGCGACGTGATCGACGACAGTATCAGCGAACTGCTCGACACAACATGGCGCGAGTGCAACACCCATCACGGCCCATTGCCAAAGCTCGTCCACACATTTCGAGAGCATCAGGGCACGCCGATGCTGAACCAGGTGCGCAACAACGGCTTGCGCGCACTCGACAAAGCATTCTCGTTACATGAAGACGACATGGTTGTTGTCCTTGATGGCGACACATTGCTGAATACCGACGCGGTTGCGCACTATCAATCACACGCAGGAAATCGTGTCGATCTTGTAATCCCGTTCCGTGTGTATCTGACAGAATCGCAAACGAAGGCGATCGATGCTGACGCACTCGTGCAACACCCTGCTGACATCATTGAACCACTTGTGCCAGCAACCGAATCCAACGAGTACCAGATACTGAAAACCTTGCAGACAAAGTACGCGAAGCATCTCTGGTTGCGCGAGCATCATCTCTCGATGCTCATCAAGTCGCACAAGCCGAAGATCATCGGCGGGCACCACGGCGTGCGCATGAGTGCGTTGCGGCGCGTCAACGGGTACGACGAGCAGTACACAAAGTACGGGTTCGATGATGACGATCTGTGCAGGCGTCTGTACCAGCTGCGCCCACGCATCAGGGCAGCTGTCGCGATCACAGACATCATCGCGATGCATCTCTGGCATCCCACACGCGCGCCTGAGAAAGCAACGCACGCGCCGGGATGGGAGCGGTTCTCGCGCACCGATCTCCCCGCGTTCTGCGAGCATGGATTGACCAATCCGGTCGATCAGCCAGAACCGATCGTGCGCATCATTGGAACGTAA
- a CDS encoding UDPGP type 1 family protein, with product MAAMTTDLSSIAPALQEAGQSHLIDHAERLTGAIRDRFVASLAQYDWYELAGLVRSHVLSHTEEVIPLQLAPASVHELKDSGDRARYREMGEALISASKVAAFTVAGGQGTRLGFEGPKGCYPAGPVTKKPLFHIFAEGILATRRRYECAVPWYILTSPLNDVVTRAFFEEHRFFDLGRDNVHFIQQGTLPSFDMHTGRVLLSAPGELATNPDGHGGSITALHKSGALTQMQQQGIEHISYFQVDNPLVRVIDPVFVGLHAGADDSSAEMSSKAVAKSGPAEKVGVFCDVDGRTRVIEYSDLPEALSNETDGSGNLRYEAGSIALHVMGVSFLQRVATDPAFSLPFHRAVKKVPCIDPESFERVNPAEPNAIKLEKFVFDALPMCRSSAVVRTPREEEFAPIKNPTGADSVESSRLLQTARAARWLISVGVDVPTNASNEPDCVLELSPLTALDAEDLQGVSVTIEPGSSHAI from the coding sequence ATGGCTGCAATGACGACGGACCTTTCCAGCATCGCGCCCGCGCTCCAGGAGGCCGGCCAGTCGCATTTGATTGATCACGCTGAGCGTCTGACCGGCGCAATACGCGATCGGTTTGTCGCCTCGCTTGCGCAGTACGACTGGTACGAGCTCGCTGGATTGGTCAGATCGCACGTGCTGAGTCACACGGAAGAAGTCATTCCGTTGCAGCTCGCGCCTGCGAGTGTGCACGAGTTGAAAGATTCCGGTGATCGTGCGCGATACCGCGAGATGGGCGAAGCGCTCATCAGCGCGTCAAAGGTCGCTGCGTTCACTGTTGCGGGCGGGCAGGGCACGCGCCTCGGGTTCGAAGGCCCGAAGGGGTGCTACCCCGCTGGTCCTGTGACAAAGAAGCCGCTGTTCCATATCTTTGCTGAGGGCATCCTCGCGACGCGCCGCCGGTACGAGTGCGCAGTGCCATGGTACATCCTGACGAGCCCGCTCAACGACGTGGTCACGCGCGCGTTCTTCGAGGAGCACCGGTTCTTCGATCTCGGGCGCGACAACGTCCATTTCATCCAGCAGGGCACACTGCCCAGCTTCGACATGCACACGGGCAGGGTGCTGCTCAGCGCGCCGGGCGAGCTCGCAACAAACCCGGACGGTCACGGCGGATCTATCACCGCACTGCACAAGTCCGGCGCACTCACGCAGATGCAGCAGCAGGGCATCGAGCACATCTCGTACTTCCAGGTCGACAACCCGCTTGTGCGCGTGATCGATCCTGTGTTCGTGGGATTACACGCGGGCGCTGATGATTCGTCCGCAGAGATGTCGAGCAAAGCGGTTGCAAAGTCTGGCCCCGCCGAGAAGGTCGGCGTGTTCTGCGATGTCGATGGGCGTACGCGCGTGATCGAGTACTCCGATCTCCCGGAAGCATTGTCAAACGAGACAGACGGCAGCGGCAATCTTCGCTACGAGGCGGGTTCCATCGCGTTGCACGTGATGGGTGTGTCGTTCCTCCAGCGTGTTGCGACCGATCCCGCGTTCTCACTCCCGTTCCATCGCGCGGTGAAGAAAGTACCCTGCATCGATCCGGAATCATTTGAGCGCGTCAATCCAGCAGAGCCGAACGCGATCAAGCTTGAGAAGTTCGTGTTCGATGCATTGCCGATGTGCAGATCGTCCGCAGTAGTGCGCACGCCGCGCGAAGAGGAGTTCGCGCCGATCAAGAACCCGACGGGTGCGGATTCTGTTGAGAGCTCACGCCTGCTCCAGACCGCGCGCGCAGCTCGCTGGCTTATCAGTGTGGGTGTGGATGTGCCAACCAACGCATCGAATGAGCCGGACTGCGTGCTCGAACTGAGCCCGCTCACCGCGCTCGATGCGGAGGATCTGCAGGGCGTATCTGTCACGATCGAGCCGGGCAGCTCGCACGCGATCTAA